The sequence CAGAAGGGAAGATATTCTTCAGTATCATGTCACGGCGAATGGATTATGTTAGCTACGCTAGTAGCCTGGCAGTCTAGTCAGTTGAGCTTGGAGGCCCCAGATGCCTTAAAACGGCCCTAAGCGGTGCCATCCTATTACAGAACCACACTGGTTAGTTCAATAAGCCATCCATTCAACAACCATCCATTCtctcactaatgtttgtaaaggCAGACTGCATGACTAGGGGCTTAAATTCCTGAATTCAATGTCTAAGACGTGTACTCCGATACCTTATTCCATATAGTGTACTTGATTTAGTGTACATGTACGTCTACCATACAGAACATTCACTAGACATTTTAACACTAATGTAATCGGACTTGCAGGCTGGCAGAACGTCCTGACTCTGGCTGGCGCTGGCTCGGCGTAGAGGATGGATATAAGACCAGTCCCTTTCTCTCTCACCATTTTGCTCTTTCTTCACCTTCTTCATCTTCTCTCCCCAGCCTCTGTGTGGCAGAAAAACCTCATTATCCTCGTTTCCCTCTTCCTCATCCACTTCCTCCTCTTGCTGTGACTCCTCAAAGAAGTCAGATGGTGCTGTCGAGCTCAGCCTGTGCTCCTGGGCTCTGCTGTGCAGACTGATTGCACCGTACAGCTGGAAGTCTTGCGAATTGCATCGGTAGAGAGATCTGGGCACCGGTCTGGCCTTGAAAACCCTGCGTTCCTCTCGAGGAGTCAGATTGTTCAGCTCCGCCAGAAGcttcatctctttcttttttcgtTCTCTCTCGATGAAGCTGAAGGGctgctgaggaagaggaggagcgcTGTGGCGTTTGGCCTGGAGACGACGACCTGGTACTGATTTGTCCTTGATGCAATGTCCTGGAGATGCTTTGTTCTGGACACGACGCCTGTGGGATGGTTTCTCCTGTGCACAATGTCTTTGAGATGGTTTCTTTTGGAGACGGTGGCTTCCAAGATGACCCTCGACAGGAGGCTCAGCAACATGCTCTTTGTCTGGCTGCCGGTGGCTGTGACAGGTCTTGACAATCTCGTAGGGAGCCAGGTGGGTGGAGACAGGGGCAGGAGTGGCCCGGAACTTCCTGCCACACTCTTTCAGCTCATCCAGCTCTTTCCTGAGACGCTCGTTCTCCAACTCCACCTCTGAGCGAGTCTTCACCCTGTGAAGCTTTCGCTCCTCCTCCCGAAGAGTCATATGGAAGGGCTGAGGGATGGTCACTTTCGACCCCCGCCTCCGTGTGTCCACCTTCTCCACCTGGCGTGACTGCTGATTGGCCGGGCTTGGAGACGAGGAGATCTTCAGGAAGGGACACCAGTTTTTCTGTGGTGGGGGATTGGTGGGTGGAGTCAGAAGTGCCTAAAAGAAAAGAGATTATTGTTGTGGTGTAGTACAGTAATGGTTGGGTTCCTACATAAATTTAAGGGGTTTTCCTGCTCAGGTACCTCCTTTAGGTAATTGCCTGAGAAAGTGGTGGTAGATTGACCGAATAGATCATCACACTGTGCTGAAAAAAGGCCTTCTTGAAGGACGTTCTACAACTCTAAGTGTTAAATACACATTACCAGCACTGAAAATTAGATTTTTCGCAAAAATGCAAAATTGGGTGCTACAAAGGAGATGCCTGTGCCAGATATAGTGATGAGAAAAGTAGGTGCAATCTGCTGACCCAGATAATGCCTGGCCAGTTGTTCTATCTGGCTACTGAAGGGAAGCAGCATGACCCGTGAACTCGCAATCCTCAAGAtataggaccctattttagtgatctatagacttGGAAAGTCTGCATTtctgggtttctttggtcacttgttccACAATCTCACCAGTGATTCTCAACTCCcacggtttgaagtgtgcatctgaaaaaaattCTGTATAAAGGGATAACAagccctctctctcccccctaCCCCTACAGCCTAACATGAATCGGCGCACGcctaccccttggcgtgcacatgcaaaacagagggttaGAAgcaagtggtagggccaagggcaAACTTTTTCaactaaattatatattaatatttttaaaacccaccagagaccccaaagATCTCTGCAGCCTTTTAATTATGCTAATCAGAGTCCCTGTAATCAGCAGGGATTAAACATAAAAGACAGGGAAGCCTGTCCTGCAGTGTAAATGCAGAATAAGACTAGTCTATGTTATATCAGTAAAACTACATAAAACCCCTGCAGACCTGCTTGACATGTGGTTCCCTGCGAGGGTTTTCCCATTCAGGCTCATCCTCCGGCTCAGACACCTGTTCCTCCACGGAGGTGTCGGATTGGTCCGAGCCGATAAGCTTCTGATGAGTGTCGTCTCTTGGCTGAGGCCTTGATGCCACCTGTTCCCTGGAGCCAGAGATCAGAAGGTCAGTCAGAGGTGATCAGTTCAGCTGTAGAGCGAAAGTCTCATCAAATAATttctgttattaaaaaataatagcaGATCAGCCAAGTCTTTTCTGGGCTCTGAAGTTTCCTaagaggttgctatggtatcccagggaattgttatggtgttgctaagtgaacTCGAGATGCTAAAGGAAGGCATGTTCAAACTAGCAATGCTCCAATATAAACCTAAAGAAGCCAATCAGAATCAGTTCATCTGACCTGGTGTCCTGGTCTTCATCCTCCAGCTGTCTGTCCTTCTGGGCCGAGGCGACCTGGTTCAGGTAGAGTCTCTGGAGGTCAGCGATGTTCTTCAGGTGGGTTTTCTTCAGCTCCTCCAGTCTACAGTAATACGCTTCATTAGAAAAGAACACCTCTTTGTGCAGCACTTGTCTGTAGGACTGTCGGCGAGAGTGGGGGGGCATATCAGAAAGATACGTGAACTCATTCACACCTTCTTCAGCTATGCGTTCACCAGGTAACTCAACctaagaaagaaacagagatatAACAATTAATAAAAAGAATGTCCGGCTGGAATTTCTAATAATGTAAATACagaatgaattatttattatttattttttctaatttgggagaacgtgcaatctacccacccagagagagcatggccagttgTAATCTTTCgggctgctgatggcgagcagCATGATCTACAATTCTATTGACACTTATCCATAATGAAGagttaatattaacattaatatccagaatgaggttctaataacattaatattcagaataaagctctaataatgttaatattcagaataaagctctaataataatattcagaataaagctataaaaatgttaatattcagAATACAGCtctaataatgttaatattcagAATAAAGCAATAATGATGTTAATATTCAAAATGAAGCTATAATATCATTAATATCcataatgaagctctaataacatatataaattaatatctAAAACATAAATATGCAGAATAAAGtcttaaataacattaatatccagagtTAGATCTTCACTCTGGATATTAATAACATGAATATCCAGAATGAAATACTAATGAATGAATTTGCAATTATTTTAATGTGCAGTATATCCAGATTGAAGTTATCATAACAGGAATATTcggaattaaaatgtattaatattaatatccagaataaagCTCTAACATACTTATTTTACAGAATGCCTAATAGTTTTAAGTGGCCTTCTGTCTAAATCATAATTCATAACTCATTTATGAACAACCCATTAAATCGTTCTGATTGGTCCAATCAGGTAAGAGTGTTTTTATAGTTATTCCATGTGTGGATCCAAAAATATTCAattactttattttgttttgtgaGTAACCAAAGTGAGTGACAGATGCTCTGTATGTTGGTGTACTCTTACCTCGACCTGctgttcttcatcttcatctcgGTCCTCTCCATACAGAGCCTGGAGCTCACTGGCCTCCAGCTTCTGGGTCCTCATGATGGGATAGCCAGCAACCTGGAGGTCCTCGCAGTTCTGATTGCGTGCGGTTGGAGACATGCTGTTGTTTCTTTAAAAGTTTTTCAGTCAGAAAAGAGCTCTTCCTCCAGGTCTTCCTGCAGACCCTCAGTACCTCCCGTCAGACTCTGCACCACCCTTTGTAGGCGTCAAGTTTGTACACTGACTGCTTGTGGTTTTACACCCTGCTGGGGTTTAAGTGGTAAATCAGGCTCACATATGTTCAGACGTGTCAGTGCGCTGGGTTTTATCCCGTTAGCTCTGAGGAGAGTTGATAGAAAGTGCTGCTGGTTGGACAATCATCTCCTCACCATATGTTTACTTAGCCTGGCTTAAGACCtgcagctctgctgaactgtcaCACAGGATTTTCCAGGTGAGATTTGGAGCTGATGGACATCAGTGATCACTGGAGGGGAAAGCTGGTATGAGTGCAAGTCTGCGAAGAGGCTGCCAACTAGGTTAGGAATTAAACATCTTAACATCAACAAGAAGCAACAAGTTGGCAAACTCTTATCAAAGATGATAGCCATCATGTAAAAACCAAAGCACCAACCTAGTATACAAGAGCTATCATCAAGCAAAACCATAAcaataccatagcatccacctagcaacacctcagcactGGAGAGGGATGCTGTATCCGTGTGAAGATGCTGCTAACTAGGCTATGAAGGAATCAATTGTGTGAAAATATCCGTGCACACTTAATGTTACAAGTACACTAATAACACCTTACAAAACATATGGagtaccacagaaaccacttggcaacacacTAGCAACCACCTGCAACATCTGAAACCCCCTGAAATAGCATGACAGCCATCccagcaaccaccttagcaaaaCTACTACAGTACCCACTAGGGCTGTGAATCGTTGGGAATCCTACAATTTGATTCAGAATTGATTCTTTCACGATTTGATTTTTTCCCcaattctttcaaatcggttgtatttctttttcttcatactCACACTTCATTCCTCCATACTTTGGCGGCGCATCAACAATACGACACCGTAACATGACACTACACACcactctgtagcctaatagggagaggcagtaagagcaaaaactttccctgtcctgttgctgctgtctcgcaaCACTCAccctactgtcccgcggagctcagctactgtctcgtagagctttttaactgactaaaaagctccgcacggcagtttaaaaagctccgcgagacagtttaaaaagctctgcgcgacagttaaaaagctccgcacaacagtttaaaaagctctgcgagacagtagcTGCACCTGCAAAAAGAATATTGTTTTGAAAATGAGAAACGCTTCTGAATCGTTCAAAGTTAGGAACGTGATTCGAGCtcaaatcgattttttcctgcacccctagtaCCCACAAAGCAACAcctcagtattcagtattcaaaATCATGTTTgccacacacaaaccacacactgcaGTATTGCAGCCTGTCCTTCGCTTCTCTGCATAAATCAATATTCCAAGTacttgcattagcattagctgcaaactgcgctaagccctagctctttcgctgtccagaggtgaatattatcggactgtagcctacggtttaattatgttaaaacaaactatgcgGGATGAGCCacaagctaatatcaccctagctTACTTAAATCTGCAATCTGCAGTGTCATGTGCGGACTAGGTATATGTCATAACACAGTGGGCAGCACAGTGGGTTATAATGATTGTGGcctgtggcatctggctagaactgtccttgTGAACATGCAAGTGACTGATATTTTTAAGCTttcatgagacatggcaaaagtcacgggacatgaCACTATGTGAGCATAGAACACAATTGATTTGTTTAACAAAAACCTCAGGTGTACTCATCTTTTACCTAGTAACACTTTCTCTACCTGCATTTCAGCAGGGCAGAGTCACACAGAAGacttttcaaataaagtggccacggAGTGTAgcgccacaaacacacacacgcaccttaCACCACTGTCACTGGTGATATACAGGGCAAAGTATATACAGTGTGACTGTAAACCTACAAACTACACAGCACACCCcattagtaggtgtttctgataaattggccaaaGAGTGTAACTACAATGAAGATACACAATAGTTGGcaactaaatgtaaatgtacccaGCACATAATCTCTTTAACATGGGTGGCGTGTCCACAGCTGAGAGACAACTGACCCACCAATCTGCCTGTCcatctgcccacacacacacacacacacacacacagtgtacactGCACATACTTAGCTGCGTGGTGACACCTGCAGTGTTAAGGAGATCTGAATTGCTTGGCTGCCTTGAAGTGTGGTCTGCTACTAATACACCTGCAGGCCTGGCATACTGAACCAGTTTACCCcaattatcacacacacactcacacaagggtgtccagacttttgcacacatatgtatagttagatacgAATACCAATATGAATACAGACACCTCTCATTAGAACACAatataacataaaacaaatataaaaatatactaaatacatacagtgagtccaagaagtatttgatcccttgctgattttctttgtttgcccactaataaagacactatccttctgcactttgaatggtagatatattctaacatggagagacagaatatcaagacaaaaatccagaatataattttaaagaatacattttaattaatttgtatttcaatgaggaaaataagtatttgatccctcttgccaaacacactgaatacttagtggcaaagcctttgtttgcaagcacagcggtgagacgtttgttgcagttaaccacaagtttagcacacacaccagggggaattttggcccactcttctttgcagatcctctctaaatcatgaaggttggtgggctgtcgcttggcaactctgaccttcagctccctccatagattttcgatcggattgaggtctgg is a genomic window of Astyanax mexicanus isolate ESR-SI-001 chromosome 14, AstMex3_surface, whole genome shotgun sequence containing:
- the LOC111193204 gene encoding protein FAM161A, whose product is MSPTARNQNCEDLQVAGYPIMRTQKLEASELQALYGEDRDEDEEQQVEVELPGERIAEEGVNEFTYLSDMPPHSRRQSYRQVLHKEVFFSNEAYYCRLEELKKTHLKNIADLQRLYLNQVASAQKDRQLEDEDQDTREQVASRPQPRDDTHQKLIGSDQSDTSVEEQVSEPEDEPEWENPRREPHVKQALLTPPTNPPPQKNWCPFLKISSSPSPANQQSRQVEKVDTRRRGSKVTIPQPFHMTLREEERKLHRVKTRSEVELENERLRKELDELKECGRKFRATPAPVSTHLAPYEIVKTCHSHRQPDKEHVAEPPVEGHLGSHRLQKKPSQRHCAQEKPSHRRRVQNKASPGHCIKDKSVPGRRLQAKRHSAPPLPQQPFSFIERERKKKEMKLLAELNNLTPREERRVFKARPVPRSLYRCNSQDFQLYGAISLHSRAQEHRLSSTAPSDFFEESQQEEEVDEEEGNEDNEVFLPHRGWGEKMKKVKKEQNGERERDWSYIHPLRRASASQSQDVLPACKSDYISVKMSSECSVW